The DNA window GGCAAGTGTCCTTTCCGAGTcttctttgcggtgaatgttcgaataatatcaatatcatcaagtgacttgaatatTTCCCGATCGGTGTAACATaccatcaagtcattgaaccatacatcgttgatcttattgcacaatttagacttgataatcttcattgctgaaaaagctctttcaacgGATGCTGTCGACACCGACAATATCAAAGCTAACTCAATAAGTTTATAAACCAATGGAAATACCGAAtgtttctcagtttgaaccatcttcatagccaaactttgaacatcttcacaagtggaaaatgaagcatttcttctcACTTGAAGCACATAAGTTTCAATTTGATCCCTAATTATTCCTCGGTCGTCATCAGAAAAGTCTGCATGATAAATATTAGCAAGACGAGCAAGTttatcaacatcaaacttggaGAAAGAGTTCTTCGGGTCAAGACATGAGAAGCAATCAAGTATCATGCTACTTCCTTCACTAAAGCGGTGATCCATCTCCATACATATTTTATCAATAGCAACATAAAAAATTTATGCACGGTAATGATGAAGATTAGTGATAGTCCTCCCTTCTGCTCTTGAACAACCCCGAACCGGTATTTCGTCATCCATATTTGGTACCAGAATACTTTTAGCAACACAAAATCCTTGGACATCAGTAAAAAAATTATTCCAACCACTCTCTCTCATTGTGCTCAACCGAGCTTTGACAACGTCAACTAATTCCATGGCATTCACAATATTAAGATCTTTTCTTTGCAATACATTTGAAAGCTCGTTTGTAATACCAAACAAATTTAACATTAACCTTAAAATAAAAGCAAAtttaaagctctccattttttctaTCAAACCTGCTGCTTGAGATGGTCCATGTCCATCTTCATCCATACTAAGCACCTTTAACACGGAGGACCACATTTGATCCAAACGAAGCAATGTAGTATGATGTGAACCCCATCTAGTATTCCCAGGTCTAGTGAGACAAGATGATTGGTTCAAGCCCCTTCCTCTAGATATCTCACAACTCTCAAGTTTATTTAAAATATCTTGGTGTTGTGCCTCTGTCAAAGCATCCCTCCTCTTACAAGATACACTTGTTGTATTCACAATCAAGGTGATGTACTCAAAGAAATCATGAATAGATGAGCAACTACTAGTAATAGACACAATAACCAATTGCAAACGGTGAGCATAACAATGGACATAGAAAGCATAAGGATTTTCATCTATAATTTTTCTTTGCAAATCATTAAATTCACCTCTCATATTTGAAGCTCTGTCATATCCTTGCCCTCGTATCCTTGAAATAGATAACGTGTActtatcaagaataccataaagaGCACTTTTTAATGACTCAGATGTAGTATCTTTAATATGATGTAAAGCAATAAATCGTTCCACCACACTCCCTTTGTCgttcaaaaacctaaaaaattaaaaaatttacttGGCGGCGTAAAGAATAATAGGTAATGAAAATTAGAAATTGGAAAATACAACTACTAACCTTAACATcaccgccattttctctttgataGATATATCACGTGACTCGTCAATAAGCACGGAGAATTGTCTATCACcaagctcttccataatcaccttggTAACTTCATGTGCACAACACGTTGCAAGCTCTTTTTGAATGTCACCGCAAGTCATTGTGCAATTTTTTCCACCACGATCAAAAGCATCCCTCACTTGTTCATTATGAGATTTTACCCAATCTACCATCTCTCTAAAATTACCTTTATTTAGCGAAGTAGAGGATTCATCATGGCCACGGAAATCCATGCCTTGTGCTATGAGATATCTTGAACAATCTAAAGAACAAGTCAAACGAATCTTATACAGTTCTTCTGATTCCTTGGTTTCTTTAGCAAAATTACTTGTCACACTTtgtctttgattattataatcatcGTAATGCTTGACACATGAGTTGTGCAAACTATTATGACTACCAATATGACCTTTCAAGCCTTGAGATGCATGCTTCCAATCTCTATATCCGCTTTTAGTGAAGACTTCAAAACCAAAGTGCTCGGCCCTCCCGGGTTGCTTaaatagaaaacaataaaaacaataagCTGTATCTTTTATCTCACAGTATTCTAACCATGTATAATTCTTATACCATGATTTACAAAATGCTCTTTTAACACTTCCAAATTGAGTACGAGGAAAGCTTGACAAATATGGTTGCATTGGACCCTTCAATATATATGCCCTCCTCACTTGGTCTTGAATATCCAGAGCATACTCACTAAATTGTTTCCTACGACCTGGATCATACACAATCTCATTTGGATTAAACTCATTAACCACATTATTAAGCAGTGGTTCTAATTTAGCTTCCAGTTGCAtaacattcacattctcaatattttctctatcaaccaaaaatcTCCTCATATctgaacaaaaaataaaatagttaataaatttataaataacttaaaaaacctATAATGAAAAGGTATCAACaaagaaaattaatttattaataacataaataacaacaacatctataaatcaatttataatgaaaactaatttattaataacctaaataacaacaaaatctaTAAACCAATTTATAATGAAaagctatttaaataaatataagtgTGAACATTGTCATACTGTTTGAGTTAAATTTATCATTTTGATATAAGCTAAACTTTAAATAGACTTTTGTCTTTAGGATAAgacaaaattcaaattgttttatagAACTCTTCATAGATACAATAAGTAAACAAATAAAGCACTAACAAAAGGGTAGATGGCATGGTAAATAAAGCACTTCACATTCCCTCTAAACTTCTATATACcagaacaaaaataacaacaaacttgTCAATAACTCTAATTCAGCTTACCGTAACTTTAATTCAGCTTCAACCTTCCTGTTCCTGTAACTATAACTCTAAGACCAATTTGTGAAAAAcctaaataacaacaaaatctcctaatcaaataaaaacaatgcTATATATCAGAAACAGAAACGACAAATGAAAAATAAGTATTATACCGGAAGCCGGAAGCGTGTGATTTGTGAGATTTGTGATTGCGACGGTGATGGAGTCGAAGAGACAGAGGGAGACACAGATAAGCAAAAATTGGAGGAAGTTGATGGAGGGAGAGAGTCAACGAAGGGAGGGAGATGAAGGAAAGAGTGAGATGG is part of the Vicia villosa cultivar HV-30 ecotype Madison, WI linkage group LG2, Vvil1.0, whole genome shotgun sequence genome and encodes:
- the LOC131649788 gene encoding uncharacterized protein LOC131649788: MRRFLVDRENIENVNVMQLEAKLEPLLNNVVNEFNPNEIVYDPGRRKQFSEYALDIQDQVRRAYILKGPMQPYLSSFPRTQFGSVKRAFCKSWYKNYTWLEYCEIKDTAYCFYCFLFKQPGRAEHFGFEVFTKSGYRDWKHASQGLKGHIGSHNSLHNSCVKHYDDYNNQRQSVTSNFAKETKESEELYKIRLTCSLDCSRYLIAQGMDFRGHDESSTSLNKGNFREMVDWVKSHNEQVRDAFDRGGKNCTMTCGDIQKELATCCAHEVTKVIMEELGDRQFSVLIDESRDISIKEKMAVMLRFLNDKGSVVERFIALHHIKDTTSESLKSALYGILDKYTLSISRIRGQGYDRASNMRGEFNDLQRKIIDENPYAFYVHCYAHRLQLVIVSITSSCSSIHDFFEYITLIVNTTSVSCKRRDALTEAQHQDILNKLESCEISRGRGLNQSSCLTRPGNTRWGSHHTTLLRLDQMWSSVLKVLSMDEDGHGPSQAAGLIEKMESFKFAFILRLMLNLFGITNELSNVLQRKDLNIVNAMELVDVVKARLSTMRESGWNNFFTDVQGFCVAKSILVPNMDDEIPVRGCSRAEGRTITNLHHYRA